In Cyclopterus lumpus isolate fCycLum1 chromosome 2, fCycLum1.pri, whole genome shotgun sequence, the genomic stretch TCTACCTGTCCATCAATGCTGGCAGTCTGCTGTCCACCGtcatcacccccatcctcaGAGGTACCGCTGATCACACAGCATAATGCCACACGACTCACGAGTTACCAatgaaaacgtgtgtgtgtgtggtttccagCTCAGGAGTGTGGCATATACACCCAGCAGCAGTGCTACTCGCTGGCCTTTGGCGTCCCCGCCGCTCTCATGGTGGTCTCTCTGAGTAAGAAATAATTTTCCTTTTTGAAACGTCTCTATTGACTGCACTGATACTTTTACTAAACCTTTGTAGTAACAAATTAACTCAACTGATTTTACACAGGAAGGTCAGCTTACTACTTAGTCTATAAAAACTCCTTTATAATATCTTATAATGCTCTTTAGGAGCTTTGTGGAGTGGAATTTGGAAAAAGTTCTACCAGGCAGGGAGGGTCTGATGAAACATGCCACTCAGTTGCAATATGGGAATTGTAGGATCCCACAACTTAATGAAAGTACAATGCTATATAGCTTGAGTGACTCTTTAATGAATTAcgtattcatctttttttaaaataattattaagcCATTTGTGATGACAGCTTCTGGGTTGCCAAGTTGCAATTAGTTTTCTATTTGCAGCTTATTACtaacaataatacattatttattaactATTAATAAACTTGTTTGTTATAAGCATGTATTaccctctttaatgtgtgttatATAAGAAAGTAGCACTATGAATATTTACTTATAAGATAAGTTAATGAAATTCTAACAATAACCTAATTCATTTGCTGATCATTTCCAGCAACAGCAAATGTTATAATGCatatttggtttgtgtgtgtgtgtgtgtgtgtgtgtgtgtgtgtgtgtgtgtgtgtgtgtgtgtgcagttgtgtTCATTATTGGAAGTGGGATGTACATTAAGACCCCCCCTCAAGGCAACATCATGGTGAAAGTCTTCAGGTGCATCGCGGTAAGTGGCTCCTCAGAGAGGAACATCTTGAGCTTTTCAGTGTATTCACCAACATGCATCCTCAGTGAGAAGCTCCCTCTGTTACCTGCAGTTTGCCATCAAGAACCGCTTCAGGCATCGCGCTTCGGAGTTCCCAAAGAGAACCCACTGGATGGACTGGTCCGAGGAGAAGTACGACGTAAGTACATACACGGACACAAAAACAGCACAGTCAGCGATGTGAAGATCCTAACCCTTGTCTTTGGGGGTCTCCAGAAACTCCTGATAGCCCAGGTGAAGATGGTGCTCAGAGTGCTGTTCCTCTACATCCCTCTGCCCATGTTCTGGGCTCTCTTTGACCAGCAGGTGACCACCAATTATTTTCCAAATTCCAATAGACAAGCACTAAGATAATGCATGCCGATCCGCGTACTGGTAGACTCCACAGACTAAAGGAGAGCTGTGTCTCCTCCACTCCACAGGGCTCCAGATGGACCCTGCAGGCGACTATCATGAACGGGGACTTTGTAAGTGTTGGACTTGCAGAACTTTTGCTAAAAACACATGAAGTTAGAAGAGATTCTGACGGGTCTCCTTCGATTTGTTTCTACAACAGGGAATTCTCAAAATCCAGCCCGATCAGATGCAGGTAAGACTCTTTTGTGGTCGACACTTTGTTACCGGTGCCGTGTTGTTTCTATGTGCTGCTGACGTGAACCAATAGAATCGGCTTTAGAAAGAGTGACCCGCCTTCTCGCCACCAGACCGTCAACCCCATCTTGATCCTGGCTTTGGTGCCGATCATGGACAGTTTGCTCTACCCGCTGATTGCCAAGTGCAAAATAAACTTCACGTGAGTTcattcttgtgtttgttttccctgTGTGATGGAAAATATGACATTACTAAGTTTAGGTAAACTTTGTAGGATAATTTCACACTCTCTATGCaatctttttagtttttgtcctTTGCAGCACAAACTACGTATGACTTTGTTATTGGATTATTGTTATCAATCAAATCACCAAAGTGTCAAGCTGCCAGCAACACAACAAATGCAAGATAAATGACACATCTGGCCATAACAATGTACACATCTGTAATTATAATCACTCAAAATCCaactactacacacacaaatatagcAGAAAAAAgaattgttgtggtttttttgcCTACAGTCTACAGTCTACAGTATCTATGACTGgagataatataaataaatataaatatattcataaaaataattcaaagttccttttcaaaatgttttcatgGTCTAAATACATGAATAAGATACTGTGTGAAGAACACTTCGAACTTCTGTGAATTTCAAAGAAGTATTTAATGCCATAAAGTatgattataatgtattataaaaccctaaatataaatatacatggacaacatttttttattggattTAAAACTGGCTTCAAAATTCACTCTTAACTAAAAATACTCTTAACTCAAGATCTACTTACCAGATTTCTTCCGTAGCTTTCAGACAAATCTTGTGACCTCAATCAGTGAATGGCGTCAGTTGTTATAAGTCATGTATTAAAATACGGCGTATAACTGAGATATGAAATAAAGATACAGCGTGGCTTCCTTAAACCCATTGaatatggctgtgtgtgtgtgtgtgtgttctgcagccCCTTGAAGAGGATGACTGTGGGGATGCTCTTCGCTGCCCTCGCGTTCATCGCTGCCGCCCTGGTCCAGATACAGATCGACGTGAGtgtaactcacacacacacacacacacacacacacacacacaccaccgtATGAGGCACAATTGACACACAATTCCACGTCTCTTCCAGCAAACCATGCCCAAGTTCCCATCAAGCAGCGAAGGCCAAGTGAAGTTCATCAACATAAACAACAGGTCGCTGGAGGTCAAAGCGGGGACCAGCGAGTTCACCTTGGGGGCTTTCACGGTATTGCTCCCAACataaagacaacacagacaccAGACACCTGAAGTCGCTCCACACACTAAAGCTGGGAGGACGTATTGATATGCTCAACTGATCGTTTGCTCCTGCAGGCCAATGAGGACTACCTGACCTTTGACAAAGCATTCAATGTGAGTCTGGAGTCTGGGGTCGGTTCCGTAACCACTTTAGAGAACGGCAGTCGGAGTACCATGGTCATCGTTCAGGAAGGGGTCCTCTTCAGGCCGTTTCAGGTGAGCACACCACatgttgatttgttgttgtctgcTACAGGTAAGGATGTGGTCTGAGAGCAGGTAATCAAATGGGTTAGAACCCCCTATTGAATCTTTTGAGGTCATTTCTTGGGTGGACTTCTCTACTTTGACCTTGGTCTGCTCCTCATAAGTACCAACAAGTCGATTCATTTTACTTTAGCAAATATCAAGTACAAAGTTGGtatatttgactttaaatgcaaactaaataaataaattggacTAATgaagtgtatactgtgtgtttcCTTTATCCATAACTTATATTGAACTTAATGAACACATATGTGAAGGCTCTAAagtgtctttctgtctccagTTCATGGACATCAAAGCGAAGCCGGAACAGGGCGCTAACGCTATCAGGCAAGTCTCAAATAGATGAAAACTAATTCGAATGACTGTCGAAGTTTGATTACTTCTGTTTCGTCTTCTTGTGATCCCCCAAATAATCATTTTCACCAAGACATGAAACGCTCATGTATACAATTATGATGAATCTGTAtgatattattcatttaatagaTGCTGAAAGTTCTTAAAGTATCCAGTATTTAACCAGCAGATAAACTTCATCtatcataaaataaatagtgaGAAAATAATACCTAAAATATCTTATTGATTTCTAAATCTTGTTCCAAAATGTCCCTTAAAGCCGGTCTCTCCCCCCTCGTGTTCTGAATTCAGGTTTTTCAACGGTCTTGGCTCGAACGTAACAGTTGGGGTGAACTTTGGGGTCATTGCCGCCAACAACATGTCCGGCTACGTCATGTTCCCGCAGGGGGCGTAAGACTCCTTTCCTCACACCTAGGTCACAAACAGTCCTACCACAGGGAAGTCTTTGGCTCTGACTTTTGTTGTTCTGGTTCCATCAGCACTCAGTTCCGAGTCGAGAGCGCTGCTGGGGAGTGCGTCTACAGTCAAGACCTGGGCTTCGGCAGCTCTTTCACCTTGATCATCCCGCCGACTTTTGCATTTGTAGATAATGTAACTAGTGAATACATTCTGAGTCACAACGCAgtgtcactttttttattttatttttttgtcgaGGTAACGCATCTTGTCTTGCAGTGCGGGCAGAGCATCCAAACTGTGGTGGACATCAAGCCCAACACCATCCACATGGCCTGGCAGATCCCGCAGTACTTCCTCATGACCTTAGGGGAGGTAGTCTTCTCCGTCACCGGCCTGGAGTTCGCCTACTCACAGGTAGAAGGGGCTGCTTTCCTCTGGAGGACCCAAAATACAGATATAGGATATGTCTTTTCATAATCGGCTCTGGTTCTTCTTCCCTTTTGCTCTCCAGGCGCCCAGCAACATGAAGTCTGTGCTGCAGGCTGGTTGGCTCTTAACCGTTGCCGTTGGCAACATCATTGTGCTCATCATTGCCGAGGCTGCAACGCTCGATGACCAGGTGGGTGGACTTCACAAGAAGCCACGTTCATCCGTCTTCGTTTAGCAAGTCATCACATCTGAGAGAATGGATCCAAATAATGTTTGACATGAAACCATAAATAAGAGTCTACAGCCACGCCAGTGGCTCTGAGCCTGCAGAACATTTAACTGCTTATTGTACGGAGAATATTATGACAAAAAGAGAATGATTGCTTCTTTGATGACAATAACGTGTCCGTTTCCGTCCACTAGTGGGCCGAGTACATCCTCTTCGCCTctctgctggtggtggtgtgcTTCATCTTCGCCTTCATGGCCCACTTCTACACCTACATCGACCCGGCCAAGATCGAGGCCCAGTTCGCCGAGAGGGACCccgaagagaaggagaaggagaagaggaagagcgtGGAGATGACCAGGAAGGGCTCGGCGGAGCAGCGcaaggaggacaggaggagttCTGACTCCAGCTCCGACAAGGAGAAGACCAGACAGACCAGGATCTGAGGCGACGCCTTCTCCACTCTCGGTGTACGCCGTTTGTGAACAATAATTCAGACTCTTATTTCGTCTCAAAGTCTTTTAGAGATTGCTCATgtaattcaatttatttgtgCTTCCGCTGTTGTAAACCCATTTCATAACCTTTTATGAAGTACATATACAACCATtccaacatttgtatttatttccaagcaaagttttgtaatattttgtctatatatatatatatagacaaaatattacaaaactttgctatacacacacacgatgttTAGTCGGAACAGAAATTGTTTAATCATATTCCATATTAAACTAATTTTGTTTTGGCCTGTGATTGTGGCTGCTCACCAAGGTCTTCAATAAAGATGGTGGCAAGGTGTTGATGTGAATGAAGATGCACACAAAGGTTTTTCTTAGGCTGCGGCTTAACTTTatacttgtttttcttcttctcagtaCAAATTATGTTCCAATGTTCaatacttttattacatttcactgTGTACCGTATGGAGGAATATTAGGACCAAAGGCACGAggcaaaaccaaaacaatgaggaagattcttttcaatttatttagcattttgaGAATAAAGAAGCTTTCAGTATTAGTTCCAGAcataagaaaaaaattaaatcaaggTTTTTTGATAAAgtaatttgatatatatatatatatatatatatatatatatatatatatatatatacacacacacacatacttataCTCCTAACTTTTTCCGTTATGCCTTGCCTCGACACGCTAGTATTGATTATGTAAGGGTCATATTAATATCACCTCTACACACATTCAGGTCCAGAAAAGGCGACACCAAGGTTCTCAGTTAGCGTTAGATCTTTATTTCTCATGTCACTTTGAAAGCTTACAAGCTTACATTTAACTCCAATGACACAAGCAAAGATTATATACACAGTACTATAAACTGTCAGCTATGATAAAGGAGACCAAATGTACACATTTGAATTATTTCCGTAGCATATGTTTTTCTGTAAggtatagtttgttttttttagctggaGGGAGGTGCCCATATCCATAAAGCATTCCATATTTCCATCTTTGCGGTTATAAAAATATCAGCTATTTCTTAATTTCTTTCGATCCCTGTGTTGACAAGTGCGTCTTGATGCAACTCTCAACATTATTGCTGCATTAGCACAGTAGTAAATTCTGGAACTCTTAAGTAAACTTATATAGTAAAACATGGCTATTAGCAACTCTTTTAGGttggtttttcttcttcttcctcacagGCTTCTTTAAATAGTCGACACACTTTCAAAgtgcaaacccccccccccaaatactGATCTGAcgatacaaaaataatacaacaaaaaaggtGCAAATCATACTACAAACATCTGGCGAGAGCATAAAAAGAGAGACGTGGCACTTCTAGCGCGGCGTGGCGGTGAGACACGGAACAGTCCGGGGTGGCACCTGCActtaatacaaatttaaataagTAATAAGGTGAAATTCGGAGCCGACAAAAAATATAATACTCAACGTCGGCTAACGACCCCGGCTCCACTCTGTCCTAAACCCTTTAAAAACAGACTCCTGTAAACATCgcacaggccccgccccctgacGACACACAAAGGAGAAGCTTCTGCCTCCAAACAAAGTACGCTTAGCATCGTTAGTCCGCTGATTCAAAATGGAAGATTAGAACTCGGTCacttagagaaaaaaaaaacacttgacgAAAACCGAGCCCCAAAACCCCCGTGATGAAATgccggatgtgtgtgtgcatctcaaAAAGGCATTTCCTGTTTCGTTTCTGGGttgtgttcttttatttttatatctctTTTAAACATCGCCAATATCTACAAAATGCACGAGACCATTTTGTACAGTGATCCATTTTTCCCGCAATGACGACTTGTAATCATGTACAGCAtggcgaccccccccccccactgcctCGAAGTCCACTTAAAGCGCTTTACCTGAGGTTACATTAAGAATGCTGCAAATTTGCCTTAACAGGgagtcttacacacacacacacacacacacacacacacacacacacacacacacacacacacacacacacacacacactctctctctctctctcacacacacacacacactcacacactaagaTAATATCCCTGCAGGTCCATCAAGCATGCTCTTCAGAGGTTCTGGGGATATGACGCCTGCATTAAGAGGGGGCAATGAAGTCTTGGATTTCGGGGTGGGGGGTATTTTCCCGGCTCCTTGTCGAGCAGATTCCATGCGGAGACTCGGCGGCCTGTGAGACCGGAGTGGTCCAGCGCACACGCAGAGCCCAGAGTCCGTTTCACTGCTCGGACTTTTGAGTCTCGTTGCGGGATGTCCCGTtaccttgcccccccccccaccaaaccCCCCCGACCGTGGCTGAAAGAAGCTCTCCAGGGTTCCGCTGTAAGCCTCCGCTTTGGAGTTCAGTAATTTTTTGACAGAGTGGGTTAGCCCCAATGCGAACACATGGGAGGTCACACGTGGTCGGCTGGTGTGGAATGACTCGACCCTCTTTCCTGGCTGTGTTGTTGGGGGGCCTGGGAGAGCAGGGCTGGGGCAAAGAGCCGGTTACTAGGGGGAGGAGGACGTCCTGCTTGTGGAGAAACTGCAAAAAagaaacgtaaaaaaaaaaagtacattattgTCTTTGACAGCGCAAAAAAAGTCTTGAATGCATGATAAAGGGTTGTGAAGCGTTACCTCTGGAGCCGGTGGACCATGTGAGCCACCAGGGAGTCGGAGATGCTGGGGTAGGACTCCTCGGCCAGTAGGATGGCCTCCCTCAGCTCATCCAGGACCATGGGGTTCCCGTTCACCTGCTCCTGTCTCGCCTTCAGCTgcgagtgaggagagggggCAGGAGGCAGAGGATCGGTTGGCACCGATTCCAAACGTTAACACTTAAGTGACCTAGTCGTGTCCTTACCTCAGCTAATGCCGGAGAGATGACTGTGGCCAGGCTCTGTGAATAAGGCCTCTTTGGAATGTCTTCCGTCTGCGGAAAAGGGAGATGAGGGAAATGTATGTCGTGCAGCTTCACCTTAGGGGGTAATCTATTAAAATCGGGACGGCGTGCTTCCCTAAATAACACCGGTCCTGGTGAAACGGTGCACATTTATTTGTTCTGTTGCAGTGGGATGAAGTGCATCTGATCCTTTAAACGTCACGTTATTCCTTATGGTGCACAATGACCATGTGAAGCTCTCACCTGGTCTGCCGCCGCCGACTGCCCCTCCCCGTTCTGCAGCTTCTTGGGGTCCTTCTCTCGGATGGTGAAGATCCAGTCGTCGCTACCAAAGTCGTTCCCCCCCGATGCCTGGCCgtcctgctctctgattggacggACATTAAAAGAGGTGTTTTCGGTGTTCTGCATAATAGCATgcagtaaatgaaaaaaaaaaaaaaagatcaaaatgaCAATGGTGTATTTCTACTGTATAACAAGTCAAACTCACGAGTCGGACTCATCCGAACTGGACTCTGTGGTTCTCGACTGCTCTGCCTTCCACCTCTTGTACTTGTCCACCAGCTCCGTCAGATAGGAGGTCTTTTTCGCGTGGCGCACAATCAGCTTATGCTTCAGCAGCTCTTTGGCAGTCGGCCTCTGAGAAAGGGAAATGGAAGCAGGTGAGATGATACACAATGCAGTATGAATAATGTTTAAGTGAGACGCTACTC encodes the following:
- the slc15a1b gene encoding solute carrier family 15 member 1b; the protein is MDPKATHTAAMAGEDEGKVSKKKSATVCGFPISIFFIVVNEFCERFSYYGMRAVLVLYFKYFLQWDDDLSTTIYHTFVALCYLTPILGAIVADSWLGKFKTIVYLSIVYTLGQVVLAVSAIHDISDANRDGTPDNMTLHVALSMLGLLLIALGTGGIKPCVAAFGGDQFQDHQEKQRSTFFSIFYLSINAGSLLSTVITPILRAQECGIYTQQQCYSLAFGVPAALMVVSLIVFIIGSGMYIKTPPQGNIMVKVFRCIAFAIKNRFRHRASEFPKRTHWMDWSEEKYDKLLIAQVKMVLRVLFLYIPLPMFWALFDQQGSRWTLQATIMNGDFGILKIQPDQMQTVNPILILALVPIMDSLLYPLIAKCKINFTPLKRMTVGMLFAALAFIAAALVQIQIDQTMPKFPSSSEGQVKFININNRSLEVKAGTSEFTLGAFTANEDYLTFDKAFNVSLESGVGSVTTLENGSRSTMVIVQEGVLFRPFQFMDIKAKPEQGANAIRFFNGLGSNVTVGVNFGVIAANNMSGYVMFPQGATQFRVESAAGECVYSQDLGFGSSFTLIIPPTFAFVDNCGQSIQTVVDIKPNTIHMAWQIPQYFLMTLGEVVFSVTGLEFAYSQAPSNMKSVLQAGWLLTVAVGNIIVLIIAEAATLDDQWAEYILFASLLVVVCFIFAFMAHFYTYIDPAKIEAQFAERDPEEKEKEKRKSVEMTRKGSAEQRKEDRRSSDSSSDKEKTRQTRI